A stretch of the Actinoalloteichus fjordicus genome encodes the following:
- a CDS encoding FecCD family ABC transporter permease: MTATSNAVRRRAPDGWARRRAAGLTLLCVALVLAVAASVSIGSRTIPLDLVWAALVDPQGTEFDDIIRSLRLPRTVLGLLAGAGLGAAGALMQGHTRNPLADPGILGVTQGAAFATVLAVVVFGIRDLQGFIWFGFAGALIASVVVFVLGSLGGSTPVTLAMAGAAVTALLSGLVAAVVLGSRAGMEIYRFWQVGSIAAREYSVSGQVAPFLLVGIVLALLNARGLNVLALGEDMARALGQNIRLTRILGVTAITLLTGAVVAACGPIAFLGLVVPHLARFITGPDYRWIVPVSALTGAVLLLAADVLCRVVSSDSFEVGIMLAVLGAPVFIWLVRRKGLIRL, from the coding sequence GTGACCGCGACCAGCAATGCCGTTCGGCGCCGTGCGCCCGACGGGTGGGCCCGCCGCAGGGCGGCGGGTTTGACGCTGCTCTGCGTCGCGCTGGTACTGGCCGTCGCCGCGAGCGTCTCGATCGGGTCGCGAACCATCCCGCTCGATCTGGTGTGGGCGGCACTGGTCGACCCGCAGGGCACCGAGTTCGACGACATCATCCGGTCGTTACGCCTCCCGCGCACCGTGCTCGGCCTGCTGGCCGGGGCAGGCCTCGGCGCGGCGGGTGCGCTGATGCAGGGTCACACCCGGAATCCGCTGGCCGACCCCGGCATCCTCGGCGTGACGCAGGGCGCCGCCTTCGCGACCGTGCTGGCCGTGGTCGTCTTCGGGATTCGTGACCTCCAGGGCTTCATCTGGTTCGGCTTCGCGGGCGCGTTGATCGCCAGCGTGGTCGTGTTCGTCCTCGGCTCGCTCGGCGGCTCCACGCCGGTGACGCTGGCGATGGCGGGCGCGGCCGTCACCGCGCTCCTCAGCGGCCTCGTCGCCGCCGTGGTGCTGGGCAGCCGGGCCGGGATGGAGATCTACCGCTTCTGGCAGGTCGGCTCGATCGCCGCCCGCGAGTACTCCGTCTCCGGGCAGGTCGCGCCCTTCCTGCTGGTCGGGATAGTGCTCGCCCTGCTCAACGCGCGGGGCCTGAACGTGCTCGCGCTGGGCGAGGACATGGCGCGGGCGTTGGGACAGAACATCCGGCTCACCCGGATTCTCGGCGTCACGGCGATCACGCTGCTCACGGGCGCGGTCGTCGCGGCCTGCGGCCCGATCGCCTTCCTCGGCCTGGTCGTGCCGCACCTGGCCCGGTTCATCACCGGTCCGGACTACCGCTGGATCGTGCCCGTCTCGGCGTTGACCGGCGCGGTCCTGCTGCTTGCCGCCGACGTGCTGTGTCGCGTCGTGTCCTCCGACAGCTTCGAGGTGGGCATCATGCTCGCCGTCCTCGGCGCGCCGGTCTTCATCTGGCTCGTCCGGCGGAAGGGACTGATCCGGCTGTGA